The genomic interval ACAAAGAAAAATCACTCACCGCCTGTCTAACTGTGCGAGGAAAACCATCAAGTATGAATCCAGATTCTCCCTTGGATTCTCCAGATTCAAGCCTCTtcgataataaattaataattatctcATCCGATACCAGTTTGCCTTGGTTCACAATTTCTTCCAGCTACAACAAAGAGATCCAACAATTCAGCTAAGCAACCTCAACCAACACCAATTCCCATCACACTAAATAGacataaacaaaaacaacacaGCATGGGAGATTCAACCTTGCACCAAAACTATAAACTTGATTACAATTCACTAGAGTGTCAATTTTTTCCAACTACTTTTAACACATCTCAAACTCCACAAATTTCACCCAAGTTATTTTGTGAGTATTCCAAAACATAATTGGAAATTTGAAATCACAGAACATATGCATTCAAATTCCACGATCCCACTCAATAAATTCAAGCACAAACCAAAACATCACCACATGAAAATGCACCACACCTGCTTGGACATAGGGCCGGAGGAATTGAGCTCTTCGCGGACGAGATCGCCGGTTGCGATGTGCGGAACGCCGAGGAGAACAGAGAGGCGGCTGGCGTAGGTGCCTTTTCCGACGCCGGGGCAGCCGAGGAACACCCACTGGACATTTCTGGCCTTGGGATCTACACGGGGAGGGGAGGGCTGGGGTTTGAATTCGGTAGCGGCCGCCGAAGAGAGGGACCTCCGGATTGAGAAGACCGCCGATGAGGATCTGAAGAGGCGGGTCATAGCCGCCATTGGTGGTGGTGGAAACGAGGGTTTGGCCGGCGGCGCTCGAGCTGAATCGAGAAGGGTAGAAAAGGAGATGTGTCGTGTTTTTTTCTAGGCTTTATGTTTTACAAACGGCGGAGATTCCTTTCAGATTCggtattttctatttttagattaaGCATTCTTTTCCGGATCAAATAACCTTCTACATTTAGATTTAGCTATTTCGTGTATAACCCTCCATCTTTATGCGGTAGTGGttacgtttcttttcggcatgtaattcaagaaaaattatgttaagagcatccgcaatagCATGAATTAGCAAATAAGCTAGTATTAGGACTAGCCAAAAACACTTCCTGCCACATCACTGGGACTTCTCATAGTCTGCTACAGCATCAGGACTTTCTACGACCCAGTAATCGGCTAGTATTAGAACTAGCAACGCCCTAGCCAATcaaacaaattcacaaatacgGAATCAAAAGAGAATAGCTCTCGTCCACCGTGCGTTCGTCCGTCCCGTTCGCCGAGTCCAATAGCGGACGTCCGCAACGCTCGAGCCACTAGTCGGTGGCTAGGGCGTGCGTTCCGCCTATTGCGGATGTTCTaagtgaattaagtaaaagaagcataaagtaggaaatggaaaagatagcgaaataaagaaagaataaagtaagaaaaagtaaataaaacgAGAAGAAATGTATTGACCTTTACTAacaaggaaaatgactcaactattatggaacgtacaaatatgaaaatgacttcactactgagggagtacaaaatgtCAAAATCGTAATCAACTTTTATATAGTCTAAGTTCTACGATTTGTAATTTCACTCTAATCAAAATTAAGGTGGcaaaattaaaggaaaatagccgctatttttgttaatgtaggtagtttctgattttttctcataaattttgatggattGTGTCAATTTTTTACTACGAAATTTCCAACAATGTAACAAATCttaaatgtcatttttaatcatatattgATCTATTGGGATGTTGTGTGGCTTGCAACTGATCATGAATTCACGATGATGTTGATGATCATGATGATCTGGACATGGATGAATCAAACGAACTGGAAGCTAGCCTATCGAAACAACATTAGAGATGAAAGAACCAGCTGACATTGTGTGATCCTGGGCTAGGCAGTACAGTCAAGGCTTTACACCCATTTTTAACTCAGCCTGTCAGCGGTCGAAGAATGCTTGCTCAATTGGGACAGTCACCTCCGCTGAAAGCTGCATTGCACGTGAGGGAGAGAGATATGAGCTATAATTTCCTTGTGCCTGGTCCAGTTGTTACACCATATATATTGCTAAGTATGGTGTAAGAAGCTGATTCTTCAAGTGATGTtggtttatttcttttctgtCTGTCAGTGGTGCTAATTGAAAATAACAAGCATTACACTTACTTGAAATCTTGATACGACATCTAAGATGTTTGAACTGAATCGTTACCTTTTAATCTCTGAAGTAAATAATCATACCATccagagtttttttttttcattttgctcATATATGTAGCAAAATGTAGAATATTTCCACTAGAAGGAATTTACAGAATTGGAAGATGAAAGGGTTCATTTAAGGGGGTAAAGAATTGTATAGACAAGAAGAAAAGTAACAATGATAATCGCTCCAAACAGAGTAAACCTTGGACTAGTCCATAGCATAAGATTCGATCTCTCGCTTCTTTTTATGGGGTCCACCTCCTCCGACAGCGGATACTCCGACCGCCTCGGGTTCCAGCTCACGTATTTGTTTGGTGAGAAACCTGAGAACAATGTGttctttcctttctttttgAAGCTGGTCCATGCTTTATCCCAGTCTCTTGAGGATTTATCTTCTGCAAAAAGATGTCAGTAACTACTTCGCTAGTCTTGCCATCCTACTCAGAAACTTATGGCTCAATACATAATGAACTTAAGTTCTGGCCAGACCATTAAGCTCTAGATGGACATAATAGGCTTTGGCAAGGTTatcaatcatataaaaataaaggcAAGTCCGATGTATATCTATGTTTTGTTCACAAAGTGGCAGTACCTCCTATACATTTTCCAACAGTTTCCTGCGCTATGATCTTTGTGAGAAAATCTGATGTTTATGATGCATCACCATTATATTCCACTCACATGACACATAAATTTCACATACCTATTACCTTGGGGAGGAAATATAACACAAGCACAAATAAATACATCAACCTTACTATAAATTGACACAGTTACAAATGAATGTTTTACTTAAGAGGAACACAGCAGACGAATGTATTCGGAAGCGCAGAAAAGTTGTCGGATGCACATGTATCCAGGAGAAACCGTTAGCATCAACACATTAGGTCCAAAACAATTCCAACATTTGGATAAAATTAAGTTCTTTTCCGTGAAGGGGATGAAGCCTATAACGATAACCTACTGATCCAAGTCTTGTGAACAGTATCTCTGGACTCACAACACTGCATAAGTTTACTCAGCATTGAGCAAGATTTGTACCGTGTCTACATTGAAAGTTACTATGGTAGGACTCAATTGGGAGGGTTTGAGCGTCTTAAATAAGGTTCCTAGAGAACTTTGGTGTTCCTAGAGAAACAAACACTGACAAATGCAACATcttataaagaaaaagtggaaaaCATAATCCTATTTGGCTGTGAAACTACAATGGATAATCCTATTTGAAAGTGCATCAAGATCAATTAAGCTTCTCAAATTCTCACTGATAGGCATCCTATGTTTTTGTAAACCATGTAATTTGTAGGTTGAACAAAGGGACCAAGAACACCATAACAGAGGCTCCTTGCAATTCGAAATCTATTCCCAGCCAAATCAAACATTGCACACGCAAAATCAGTAAAACCTAACAAACCATCAAATCGACGCAACTATTCACGCAAAAAACTAGCTAGGCCCCAAAAAAAACCCATCAAACCCccaaacacaaacaaaacaaatcattGAGTCCTCGAACAAACACCTAGCAATCAGGATTTAGCATTCAGTGAAAACGGGTGAAGTTAATATGAGTGTGGGTACACTTACCGTTGTTAGTGTTATCGTTATTTTGCTGGGGAGGCGGCCCTCTGACGCAGCGCGGTTTCagaaatttggaatttgatgTGAGATTGAGACGAGTGTGAGAATAAAGGCTTCCGATTCGAAGTCGAATATCCATGGCTGCTTCAATGGATTCTGCAATTTTCAGCCGCAGAATAATTTTTGGTTATAAGCTTCAAACCGGTGTGGAGTGAGTGATTGAGGAAATCGCATTTCCCACACTGCGATTTAAGTTGGTTATTATTGTTGGgaaaattatttgttggtgTAGTAGTACAAAATTACATCCAAACACTTTTCcagaaaaaaaatgcataaataaatcgGTAAATggatcaataaattaaattatttttagttgtgacggttttttatagtttaaatttatcattgaACTATTGAGCATCagtaaatcaaaattttcaccaTATTCCATCAACAGTCTACATACGTTATTTTCCTCAAACTTCAACAACATCACGCCacaacttaattaaaataaaaaattgtaaacatAACAAAAAGACTTTATTACTTTATCACTAAATCAAAAACCTAAACAACTAACATTTGCCAGTTCTCCTTAGTAATCGACAATATATTTTGTGCTAGCATCATAGAATACTGAATACATGTTGATCAGCATTGCATCTCCGATAAAGCCACGTTCTCTTTATACTTTGTGAGTTGAGGGTCCACCGTGCTGTAATGTGCGGAGAAGACGCACAAGACCACCACACAGTCACGGCCCTACATCGCTCCCTGCATGTATGTACCAGATGCGGCCCACACCTCCCCGATAATGCAGGGCTGA from Salvia hispanica cultivar TCC Black 2014 unplaced genomic scaffold, UniMelb_Shisp_WGS_1.0 HiC_scaffold_482, whole genome shotgun sequence carries:
- the LOC125199408 gene encoding adenylate kinase-like; translation: MAAMTRLFRSSSAVFSIRRSLSSAAATEFKPQPSPPRVDPKARNVQWVFLGCPGVGKGTYASRLSVLLGVPHIATGDLVREELNSSGPMSKQLEEIVNQGKLVSDEIIINLLSKRLESGESKGESGFILDGFPRTVRQAEILNDVTDIDLVVNLKLPEQVLIDKCLGRRICSQCGKNFNVATIDVKGENGNPDIYMDPLLPPPHCASKLITRSDDTESIVKQRLAVYTEKSQPVEDFYRRQGKLLEFVIPGGIPESLPKLLEALNLDENEEKQSATV
- the LOC125199396 gene encoding uncharacterized protein LOC125199396, translated to MDIRLRIGSLYSHTRLNLTSNSKFLKPRCVRGPPPQQNNDNTNNEDKSSRDWDKAWTSFKKKGKNTLFSGFSPNKYVSWNPRRSEYPLSEEVDPIKRSERSNLMLWTSPRFTLFGAIIIVTFLLVYTILYPLK